From Bacteroidota bacterium:
TTTGCTGACTTGTGAATTCGATTAAAATCGCATAGGAGAGAGTTCAGAGTTTGCCATGTGTACATATATTTTAATCCTGATGCAAAGTTGCCAAATATTTTTATGCATGAAATACCATGAATATGAGATTCGGGATACCTTATTTATGCGATGGGAGGCAGCAAAATCTTTCCTGTTCAATTCCGTCTCGTTTTCAGCTTGTTGGAAGAGGTGTTTAAGCCTTGCCCGATTGATTGGAACCAAAATTTTGGAGATGAATCTGTAACGGCAGTTAGCCAAGACGCACAGTCCTGTTATTAATCATAAATTTAATCAACCAACAACTCTTTTATGGTCAACTTAACCCGTTCTATTTCACTTTTGGTCAACTGGTCGAGTACTTTTACAATTCGCTGTTTGTCTATAGTCCTGATTTGGTCTAATACAATCCAACCAATTTTATTCTCATGTTTTACTTCAACTCTGGTGGGATATCTTTTGGATTGGCTAGTCATCGGGGCAACAATCACCGTATTTAAATATTTGTTCATTTCGTCGGGCGAAATGATTATGCACGGCCTCGTCTTTTTAATCTCGCTGCCAACTGTCGGGTCAAGATTTACCAATACTATTTGGTATTGATTCAGCTCCATTCTTCAAAGCTTTCGTCTTCAAAGACATCTGACATTAATGCTTTATCGTCCCCGGAATCATGCATTTCCTTAAATGCTTTATCCCATTCTTTCCGTGGAGTGGCCTTGGGTTTTATAATAATATAGTCTTTTTCCAATATCAATTCTACTTTATCCCTGATATTGTATCTTTCCAAAAGAGTTTTGCTTAAACGTATCCCTTTTGAGTTTCCTATGTGTATTACTGATATGTCCATATACAATAAAATGTAATTACAAAGTTATTATAATTATATTGATTTTTCTATAGAAGTTAAGATTTTTTTAATGGGATGAATCCTGAATGAGCAGTTGTGTATTCGTCTAAAATATTGAACAAATCTAAGAATAAAAATACGTTTTATTTGTCAGCCAATC
This genomic window contains:
- a CDS encoding type II toxin-antitoxin system PemK/MazF family toxin produces the protein MELNQYQIVLVNLDPTVGSEIKKTRPCIIISPDEMNKYLNTVIVAPMTSQSKRYPTRVEVKHENKIGWIVLDQIRTIDKQRIVKVLDQLTKSEIERVKLTIKELLVD
- a CDS encoding AbrB/MazE/SpoVT family DNA-binding domain-containing protein; the protein is MDISVIHIGNSKGIRLSKTLLERYNIRDKVELILEKDYIIIKPKATPRKEWDKAFKEMHDSGDDKALMSDVFEDESFEEWS